The genomic region GCCCCTGCAGCGGGTCGAGCCACTTCCTCAGGACCCACCCCCGCTCCCAGAGGAGCCAAAACAGGCCGAGGACGGCGAACATGATCCCCGCCCGGATGAGGGAAACCCGCGCCCCGCCGACGAGGACGTAGAATCCAATTGCCGGAACGAGGAGGAGGTACCGCCAGCCAGGGCGGATCCGCAGGAGCCCAAGCAGCCACCACCCCCCCGCGGCGAGGATCCCCACGTGGAGCCCGGAGAGGGCGAGGACGTGGGCCACGCCTGCCATGCGAAACGCCTCCTCGTCCTCGTCGGGGAGCCGGCCCCGGGCACCGAGGAGGAGCGCGGCGAGGAGGTCCGCCGCCCGCGGGGAGAGGGCAGCGTCGAGTCGCGCGACGAGATCCTGCCGGACACGCGATGCCCACCGGGCGGGCCCTGGTCCGCCTGTGGTGAGGACCTCGAGTTCGGCTGCCCAGAACAGGCCATGAATCCCGCGCCGGGCGAGGCTCGTGCGCCACGCCTCCGGTTGCGGCGGCGCCCACTGCCCAACCAGCCTCACCCGATCCCCTGGGCCGACGCGAGGGGCCTGGGGTGCGTACGCGAGGAGCCGCACCGGGAGAGAATCCAGAGCGAGGGTGAACGACACGTTCTTCGCGCGGGGCTCGGGGATATCGAGGACGCGGCCCGTGATCTCTTTCAGATTCGGAAGCTGGAACTGAAGGTAGGGCGGGAGCGCCTCCGTGACCGGGAGGGCGAGGCCCACCGCGAACGCGGCGATCCACAGCGCCACCACCGACCGGCGCCACCCTGCGAGGAGGAGCACCGCTCCCGCCGCGGCCAAGGGAAGGGGCCCGGGGTGGAGGAGGTCACCGAAGGCAATCCCGAACCCGAGGGCTACCCCAAGCCCAGGAAGGAGAGCCCGTCCCATTGGCCATCGCCTCCGTGGGGAGTATAATCAAACTGCTTGGGGGTGACCGGTCTCGACGGGAACACCGAGGCCAGGCGGCAGGCGGAGGTCCGTCTCCTCCTAAATCCGACGGAACGGCAAACAAACGCCGACTATGCAACTGTTCCTGCTTACGCCCTGAACTAGGCGTAGGCCGTCCGCGGCGCCCCCGCCCGTGGGGTGCCGTTAGGGCGTCGACAAGACGGGCTGGTCCAGGTGGCTGGCCTTGGGCGACCTGGATGAAACCGAACGAGGCTGAGGGCCGAACGATCCCGCCCGTGGGAGCGTGACGCCCGAGATGAAAAACGCGGGCTAAGCTTGTAGAAGCCGAAGCCGAGGGGTTTTCGGACGGGGGTTCGACTCCCCCCACCTCCACCAGGCGGCGTAGCCAAGCGGCAAAGGCGAGGGACTGCAAATCCCTTATTCCCCGGTTCAAATCCGGGCGCCGCCTCCAGAAGGGCGGAGGACGGGTGGTTAGCTCAGCTCGGTAGAGCACGCGCTTGACGTGCGCGGGGTCGCAGGTTCAACTCCTGCACCACCCACCACCTGACGGCGCCTCGCCTCCGGCCGCGAACTGGGTATACTTATGCCGTGAGTTCGCGCCCTTCTGCTCAAGGCCCAATCCCACCGCATGCCTCACCTCCCAGCCTAAGCAGGAGGGCGCTGCTCATTTCTTGACGGGGAACGGAAGGGGTGGAACGTCATGACCATGGCTCAGCCGCGGTGCCTCGTGGCGGGGGTCGCGTGAGGATCGCCGTGGGCCAGTTCAACCCCACCGTGGGCGACTTCCCTGGGAACCGGGAGCGGATCCTGCGGCAGGTCGCCCAAGCGCGGCAGCAGGGCGCAGACCTCGCCATCTTCCCGGAACACGCCCTCCTCGGCTACCCGCCACGGGATCTCCTCCATCGCCCGGGGTTCCTCGATGCGGCGGACCGGGAGTTCGCTGCGATCGTGGAGGCGAGCCGCGACATCGCCATCGTGATTGGCCACATCGCCCGCGCTGGGACGCGGCCCGCCACCAAGGCCGACCCATCGGCGGCCGCGTTCGGGGGCGATCTCCTCCTCCACAACGCCGCGTTCCTCCTCGCCGACGGCAACGTCGTCGGGCACCAGGCGAAGCATGAGCTTCCCTCGTTCGATGTGTTCGAGGAGGAGCGGTACTTCACCCGTGGCACGGAGATCGTCGTGCTCGAATGGCAGGGCCTGCGCCTCGGGCTGTCGGTGTGCGAGGACTTCTGGCACGAGGGAGGGGTGCTCGCCGCCCAAGCGGGAGCGGGGGTGGATCTCCTCATCAACGTGTCGGCCTCCCCCTACTTCCGCGGCAAGCCCCTCCTCCGCTACGCCCTCGCCCGGGGATGGGCGGAACGGGCCGCTGTCCCGTTCGCCTACGCGAACCTGGTGGGGGGACAGGACGAGCTCGTGTTCGATGGCGGATCGTTCGCACTTCGGCCCGACGGGGCGTTCCTCCTCTCCGCCCCGCGGTTCGCTGAGGGGTTGTACCTGTTTGACACCGCTGCTCCTCCGGTAGCGCCCCCCCGCCCGGACGGGATGGACTGTGTGCGCGAGGCGTTGGTGGTGGGCATCCGGGACTACATTGAGAAGAACGGGATCCGGGGCGTCGTGGTCGGGATCTCGGGCGGGGTGGACTCGGCGGTCGTGGCGGCGCTTGCCTGCCAGGCGCTGGGGCCAGAACGGGTCGTGGGGACGTTCTTCCCGAGCCCGTACACCGCAGCCGAATCCGCACAGGAAGCGCGCTACCTTGCGAGGACCCTCGGGATCCGCTGGGTGGAGATCCCCATCGAGCCGATCGTGGCCTCCTTCAGCGAAGCCCTCTCCTCGCACATCCCCGTGGTCGGCCTAACCGCCGAAAACCTGCAGGCGAGGGTGCGGGGGGTCCTGTGGATGGCGCTCGCCAACGCGATGGGCTACGTTGTCCTCTCCTGCGGGAACAAATCAGAGATCGCCACCGGGTACAACACGCTCTATGGGGACACGGTGGGGGCGCTGGCCCCGATCGGGGACCTCGTCAAGGCCGAGGTGTACGAACTCGCCCACCTCATCAACGCGCAGGCCCCGTGCCTCCTCATCCCGGAGGGGACCCTCTCCCGCCCCCCCTCCGCCGAGCTGCGCCCGAACCAGCGGGACGACGAGGACCTGCCTCCCTACGACGTGCTGGATCCGATCGTGCGCGCGCTCGTTGTGGAGAACCGGTCTTGGGATGAGCTCACCCGTTCGTTCGACGAAGGCATCGCTCGGGACGTCGCCCGCCGCCTCCGCGCCTCGGAACACAAGCGGCGACAGTTCCCCCTCGTCCTCAAGGTGTCACCGAAGGCGTTCGGGATGGGCCGCCGGTTCCCCATCACCCACCGCTTTGCGGGGTGAGCCGCTGCCCTACGGGATCTCGGGCCGGCGGGAGCGGCGCAGGAACGTGGGGATGTCGTAATCGTCGCGGATCCCCTCCCGCTCCAGCCGCTCGAGGACGATCTCCTCGTTGGCCTCCATGATCTCCCCGCCCTGACCAGCGGGGAACCCGGTCGCGATCACGGTCACCTTCGCCTTCTGCATCCCCTCCCGGATCGCGGCCCCGAAGATGAGGTCAGCTTTGTCGGACAACGCCTCTTGGATCGCGCTCGCGGCCGCGGTGACCTCCTCCAGGGTGAGGTCCTCCCCGCCGGTGATGTTGAGGATCGCCTTCTTCGCGCCCTTGACGCTGAAGTCAAGGAGGGGAGAGGAGATGGACTTGCGGGCCGCCTCGCGCGTCTTGTTCTCGCCGTCGGCCTCGCCGATCCCCATCAGGGCCGTCCCTGCCCCCTTGAGCACGGCCTCCACATCCGCGAAGTCGAGGTTGATGAGCCCGGGGACGGTGATGAGCTCGGTGACGCCCTGGACACCCTGGCGGAGGATCTCGTCCACCAGCTCGAACGCCCGGGTGAGGGGCATCTCGTGGGGGGCGACCTTGAGGAGGCGGTCGTTGGAGATGGTGATGATCGCGTCCACGTTCTTCGCCAGCTGCTGCACGC from Candidatus Bipolaricaulis anaerobius harbors:
- the ftsZ gene encoding cell division protein FtsZ, yielding MGESPAKIMVVGVGGGGGNAVSRMAQAGMVGVELVVMNTDAQVLEIVEAHRRLQLGTKRTGGLGAGGDPEVGREAAEESRDEIADLLEGLDMVFITAGMGGGTGTGGAPVVAEIAKEMGILTVGIVTRPFSFEGLARSQRAERGVQQLAKNVDAIITISNDRLLKVAPHEMPLTRAFELVDEILRQGVQGVTELITVPGLINLDFADVEAVLKGAGTALMGIGEADGENKTREAARKSISSPLLDFSVKGAKKAILNITGGEDLTLEEVTAAASAIQEALSDKADLIFGAAIREGMQKAKVTVIATGFPAGQGGEIMEANEEIVLERLEREGIRDDYDIPTFLRRSRRPEIP
- a CDS encoding NAD+ synthase, producing MRIAVGQFNPTVGDFPGNRERILRQVAQARQQGADLAIFPEHALLGYPPRDLLHRPGFLDAADREFAAIVEASRDIAIVIGHIARAGTRPATKADPSAAAFGGDLLLHNAAFLLADGNVVGHQAKHELPSFDVFEEERYFTRGTEIVVLEWQGLRLGLSVCEDFWHEGGVLAAQAGAGVDLLINVSASPYFRGKPLLRYALARGWAERAAVPFAYANLVGGQDELVFDGGSFALRPDGAFLLSAPRFAEGLYLFDTAAPPVAPPRPDGMDCVREALVVGIRDYIEKNGIRGVVVGISGGVDSAVVAALACQALGPERVVGTFFPSPYTAAESAQEARYLARTLGIRWVEIPIEPIVASFSEALSSHIPVVGLTAENLQARVRGVLWMALANAMGYVVLSCGNKSEIATGYNTLYGDTVGALAPIGDLVKAEVYELAHLINAQAPCLLIPEGTLSRPPSAELRPNQRDDEDLPPYDVLDPIVRALVVENRSWDELTRSFDEGIARDVARRLRASEHKRRQFPLVLKVSPKAFGMGRRFPITHRFAG
- a CDS encoding ComEC/Rec2 family competence protein translates to MGRALLPGLGVALGFGIAFGDLLHPGPLPLAAAGAVLLLAGWRRSVVALWIAAFAVGLALPVTEALPPYLQFQLPNLKEITGRVLDIPEPRAKNVSFTLALDSLPVRLLAYAPQAPRVGPGDRVRLVGQWAPPQPEAWRTSLARRGIHGLFWAAELEVLTTGGPGPARWASRVRQDLVARLDAALSPRAADLLAALLLGARGRLPDEDEEAFRMAGVAHVLALSGLHVGILAAGGWWLLGLLRIRPGWRYLLLVPAIGFYVLVGGARVSLIRAGIMFAVLGLFWLLWERGWVLRKWLDPLQGLALAAIVVLTLWPWSAFDAGFQLSFLATAGILLFLPGWTKSAVRGKLPRLVRWAADTAAVTLCAQAGAVPIVGTVFGYVSLYGVLANLVLVPWTGAILWGGILLLSLAALPVPLPLGFVAERVLVGPYLAVVRWLSSLPGASLPVGPGFGLWSLFAAGGILFLKAAREETGHGPALDRTSPR